From the genome of Candidatus Gastranaerophilales bacterium, one region includes:
- a CDS encoding NFACT RNA binding domain-containing protein has protein sequence MINLDSLTLKFQLDEIIPILKNGRIQKIQQLNRRDLLFTVRNNASQYKLFISINPNSAHISVIEEENKHYRFLQIPQFPPMFCMLLRKHLEGVKILDITQPEHERIIEFHFNSYGDLGEHIPLVLAVELMGKHSNVILYNNASKIILGCMHNVGEEKSKERELAGLLPYIYPKKHSRLNILKIGEEDFLKLCTKEFLISPNWLNETFFDISVHLAKELLADCSEDCAKIYNNLNDLLNGKRISPSVKEDLSEFSIYSPYDTKFDTVNKMVDFYFSRNIYKFELCKKRNQIAKVLNKEIKKINSALEKIGNFDKTLQKAKHYKEIADTLMTNLYSLKVEPKITAANIYTQENLEISLKPELSINENAQKYYNLYNKLNKSVKFNAALIQKYNGEKEYLTGIKSSLEFAADIEDLNQIEEELVSINLLTNKEQSKKKDNKIDIEKVQEDGFAIYIGKNNKQNDYLISKLASAEDLWLHAQGAFGGHVIIKPNQKGMSVSDEILLKAAKLAGRYSSSKNDKKISVIYTKRKYLKRPPNTPLGYVTHTNEKTIVVEN, from the coding sequence TGATTAACCTTGACTCTTTAACCCTGAAGTTTCAGCTTGATGAAATAATTCCTATTTTGAAAAATGGCAGAATTCAAAAAATTCAGCAGCTGAACAGGAGGGATTTGCTCTTTACCGTTAGAAACAACGCTTCCCAGTACAAATTATTTATATCGATAAACCCTAATTCAGCCCATATTTCAGTTATTGAAGAAGAAAATAAACACTATAGGTTTTTGCAGATACCACAATTTCCGCCAATGTTCTGTATGCTCTTGAGAAAACATTTAGAAGGGGTGAAAATTCTTGATATTACACAACCTGAACACGAGAGAATAATTGAATTTCACTTTAACTCTTACGGGGATTTGGGTGAGCATATTCCGCTGGTTTTAGCCGTTGAGCTTATGGGGAAGCACAGCAACGTAATTCTTTATAATAACGCCTCTAAAATTATTTTGGGCTGTATGCATAATGTAGGGGAAGAAAAGAGTAAAGAACGTGAACTTGCAGGATTATTACCTTATATTTATCCAAAGAAACATTCCAGATTAAATATACTAAAGATAGGCGAAGAAGACTTTTTAAAGCTTTGTACCAAAGAATTTTTGATTTCGCCTAATTGGCTTAACGAAACGTTTTTTGATATAAGTGTTCATCTTGCAAAAGAGTTGTTGGCTGATTGTAGTGAGGATTGTGCCAAAATATATAATAATTTAAACGACTTGTTAAACGGCAAAAGAATAAGCCCCTCCGTAAAAGAAGATTTAAGCGAATTTTCCATCTATTCTCCTTACGATACGAAATTTGACACCGTAAATAAAATGGTGGATTTTTATTTTTCACGTAATATTTATAAATTTGAACTTTGTAAAAAAAGAAATCAAATTGCAAAAGTTTTAAATAAAGAGATAAAAAAAATAAATTCGGCACTTGAAAAAATAGGCAATTTCGATAAAACCCTGCAAAAAGCCAAGCATTATAAAGAAATAGCAGATACATTGATGACGAATTTGTATTCTTTAAAAGTTGAGCCTAAAATCACGGCAGCAAACATTTATACACAAGAAAATCTCGAAATTTCATTGAAACCCGAATTATCAATTAATGAAAATGCGCAAAAATATTATAACTTATACAACAAACTAAACAAAAGCGTTAAATTTAACGCAGCATTAATACAAAAATATAACGGGGAAAAAGAATACCTTACAGGCATAAAGTCTTCGCTTGAGTTTGCAGCTGATATTGAAGATTTAAACCAGATAGAAGAGGAGCTTGTTTCTATAAACCTTTTGACAAATAAAGAACAATCAAAAAAGAAAGACAATAAAATAGATATAGAAAAAGTACAAGAAGACGGTTTTGCTATCTACATAGGCAAAAACAATAAACAAAATGACTATTTAATCTCTAAGCTGGCTTCGGCGGAAGATTTGTGGCTTCATGCACAAGGCGCCTTCGGCGGGCATGTGATAATCAAACCTAATCAAAAAGGTATGTCTGTTTCTGACGAAATCCTCTTGAAAGCGGCGAAACTGGCGGGCAGGTATTCAAGCTCCAAAAATGATAAAAAAATCAGCGTTATTTATACAAAAAGAAAATACCTTAAAAGACCTCCTAATACACCGTTAGGCTACGTAACGCATACTAACGAAAAGACAATAGTCGTTGAGAATTAG
- a CDS encoding glycosyltransferase family 9 protein: MKNKKEKVFTVINLGWLGDTLLSSVLCQDIKLNYPDSKVIFIASKPFEEVAKGMHGVDEVFVYDKKQEHKGLLGPWKFAKKFPYKNKVYASFIVHAHERSLLLSLATGSKIRVCAPLKNSPLNLFITHKFNYTQEQIRNTYKANFNASYLSLLTGKPPQSKMGFSYPPEYDEYAKKILADFNPENAKIIGLCPLAKDEYRSLSVDFAAEFLTLCSQNSIKIMLVGTGKAGDFAKALREKTDIEFLDMTNKTTIFELSSLINNTDVFLSADTGPMHLSYSMGHKTVCLFFNKLMIEEWGPKNFANAVIMCNPDEKITPENALEKCSNIPV; this comes from the coding sequence ATGAAGAATAAAAAAGAAAAGGTATTTACCGTTATAAATTTAGGATGGCTTGGAGATACCCTTTTATCAAGTGTTTTATGTCAAGATATCAAACTTAATTATCCTGATTCAAAGGTTATTTTCATTGCATCAAAACCTTTTGAAGAAGTAGCCAAAGGCATGCATGGGGTTGATGAAGTTTTTGTTTATGACAAAAAACAAGAACACAAAGGGTTGTTAGGACCTTGGAAATTCGCAAAGAAATTTCCTTACAAAAATAAGGTTTATGCTTCATTCATTGTCCATGCACACGAAAGAAGCCTGCTTTTAAGCCTTGCGACAGGTTCAAAAATAAGAGTTTGTGCGCCGTTAAAAAATTCACCCCTCAATCTGTTTATAACTCATAAATTCAATTATACGCAAGAGCAGATAAGAAATACTTACAAAGCCAATTTTAATGCCTCATATCTTTCTTTGCTTACGGGCAAACCTCCCCAATCGAAGATGGGATTTTCTTACCCTCCCGAATATGATGAATATGCAAAAAAAATATTAGCGGACTTTAACCCTGAGAATGCCAAAATAATAGGGCTATGTCCTCTTGCTAAAGATGAATATCGCAGTCTGAGCGTTGATTTTGCAGCGGAATTTTTAACTCTGTGCAGCCAAAACTCTATAAAAATAATGCTTGTAGGAACAGGTAAAGCAGGCGATTTTGCAAAAGCACTGAGAGAAAAAACCGACATTGAGTTCCTTGATATGACAAATAAAACAACCATATTTGAGCTTAGTTCTCTGATTAACAATACGGATGTGTTTTTATCGGCAGACACCGGTCCTATGCACCTGTCTTACAGCATGGGACATAAAACAGTATGCTTGTTTTTCAATAAGCTTATGATTGAAGAGTGGGGACCAAAAAACTTTGCGAACGCCGTCATAATGTGCAATCCGGACGAAAAAATCACACCTGAGAATGCTCTTGAAAAGTGTTCGAATATACCGGTTTAA
- a CDS encoding glycosyltransferase family 1 protein: MKKFFYDTSLNSKNIGGVTKTIFYLFDAINKITPEYKILGIQRKKTDYQLPPNVETQVIEFPYESTLWRNTIYPYFAFRNKGIPFYFPVNGNIPSWMPSSTPIITTFHDVLPLEIPGFFSSDKEEKKYIRKTQADIDRSDLIFTISEYSKIQLMKHFNIDIEPVVLLNAPTINLLPENIPESSDKGKYFLFNGRYDKRKGLDKLIKVFIYLHTTRKTDVKLYITGNPKFISEEFEMNMRIAHQLGAVQELGFVSDEEMASLLKNSVAMLYPSRYEGFGLPPLEAMQVGCPVVTEYSSALPEVCDEAAIYAEVDETGEYAQLLLKLIEDSNYRNHYIYKGFERVKHFSWEKSAQVFIENLETLNEE, translated from the coding sequence TTGAAAAAGTTTTTTTACGACACAAGTTTAAATTCCAAAAATATAGGCGGCGTAACCAAAACTATCTTCTATCTGTTTGATGCAATAAACAAAATTACTCCGGAATATAAAATATTAGGTATTCAGCGTAAAAAAACAGATTATCAACTACCTCCAAATGTTGAAACTCAGGTTATTGAATTCCCTTATGAATCAACATTATGGCGGAATACTATTTACCCTTATTTTGCTTTCAGAAATAAAGGTATCCCGTTTTATTTTCCCGTAAACGGCAATATCCCATCCTGGATGCCGTCTTCCACACCAATTATAACCACTTTTCATGATGTACTTCCGTTGGAGATTCCCGGTTTTTTCTCATCAGATAAAGAAGAAAAGAAGTACATAAGAAAGACACAAGCCGATATTGACCGTTCAGATTTAATTTTTACAATCAGCGAATATTCAAAAATACAACTTATGAAGCATTTCAATATTGATATAGAACCTGTGGTGCTGCTAAATGCGCCTACTATTAACCTTCTGCCCGAAAATATCCCCGAAAGCAGCGATAAAGGCAAGTATTTTTTGTTCAACGGCAGATATGACAAAAGAAAAGGTTTGGATAAACTAATAAAAGTATTTATTTACCTTCACACTACAAGAAAAACAGATGTAAAACTGTATATAACAGGAAATCCAAAATTTATAAGTGAAGAATTTGAAATGAATATGCGGATAGCACATCAATTGGGCGCTGTTCAGGAACTGGGGTTTGTTTCTGATGAAGAAATGGCATCGCTTTTAAAAAACTCCGTAGCAATGCTATACCCTTCAAGATATGAGGGTTTTGGGCTTCCGCCGTTAGAAGCAATGCAGGTAGGATGTCCTGTTGTTACAGAGTATTCTTCGGCTTTACCGGAGGTATGCGATGAGGCTGCCATATACGCTGAAGTTGATGAAACAGGCGAGTATGCACAATTATTGCTAAAACTCATTGAGGACTCAAATTATCGCAATCACTATATTTATAAAGGTTTTGAGAGGGTAAAGCACTTTTCCTGGGAAAAATCGGCACAAGTATTCATTGAAAATTTGGAAACTTTGAATGAAGAATAA
- a CDS encoding matrixin family metalloprotease, producing the protein MSNEQQHKKPFHSFIIRLIFYPFVAFLALYIIAHEDINNHFYIQQAEKYYAQGAYVKAYFEYNKAFNTSKDNSQYLKNYLDTISKFKKTSEMQYELLKIKERYPRPDTVDFIDNMLAKTGNEIKYKYEPNYLSNAVMGSNIIHWNADHPITVSFKNTTKAEIPEYYSNEMKNAFQNWSNNTGEGLKFEYIDDFQRANIKISFVDSISGANCYKGHNCSVVLALTEPQITGMKLTEVKISFRTKDVDGSDFTNNQIFNISMHEIGHALGISGHSFNPSDVMFPLNNDASLSSNGSAIMISKKDLTPYDINTIRLLYKILPDISNKDYNLKHNPDMYYSQVVLGDISNITEQKLQESKNYVEKVAPNFISYMGLAEGYHANRDNKKAIEVFFDALRFAKTNEERFSVYFNLAVVNYEMGNYKEALDLANIASTYSSERAVDEVKAYCYMEMHNYDSAEMYLKQLVESNPANPIFSATLVNIYFKNHQYLKGISELKRIKQTDKKAVEDEHFDKYRLLLSIL; encoded by the coding sequence ATGAGTAACGAACAGCAGCATAAAAAACCATTTCATAGTTTTATTATCAGGCTTATTTTTTACCCTTTTGTAGCCTTTTTAGCTTTATATATTATTGCTCATGAGGACATCAACAATCATTTTTATATACAACAGGCAGAAAAATACTACGCCCAAGGCGCTTATGTAAAAGCTTATTTTGAATATAATAAAGCTTTTAATACCTCAAAAGATAACTCACAATATTTAAAAAATTATCTGGACACTATATCAAAATTCAAAAAAACATCAGAAATGCAATATGAGCTTCTGAAAATAAAAGAACGTTACCCAAGACCTGATACCGTTGATTTCATAGATAATATGCTTGCAAAAACAGGCAACGAAATCAAATACAAATACGAACCAAATTATTTAAGCAATGCCGTTATGGGTTCAAATATAATCCACTGGAATGCCGACCACCCTATAACAGTTTCTTTCAAAAATACAACCAAAGCCGAAATCCCGGAATATTACTCCAACGAAATGAAAAATGCATTTCAGAATTGGTCTAATAACACAGGGGAAGGGTTAAAGTTCGAATACATTGATGATTTTCAACGGGCAAATATAAAAATATCCTTCGTTGATAGTATATCGGGCGCTAATTGTTATAAGGGGCATAATTGTTCCGTAGTCTTAGCCCTCACAGAGCCGCAAATAACGGGCATGAAATTAACCGAGGTAAAAATATCATTCAGAACAAAAGATGTTGACGGATCTGATTTTACAAACAATCAGATTTTCAATATTTCAATGCACGAAATCGGACATGCATTAGGGATTTCGGGGCATAGTTTTAACCCAAGCGATGTAATGTTTCCTCTAAATAATGACGCCAGCTTATCTTCAAACGGCAGTGCTATTATGATTTCAAAAAAAGACCTTACACCGTACGACATAAACACAATAAGACTTTTGTACAAAATTCTTCCTGATATATCAAACAAAGACTATAACTTAAAACACAATCCTGATATGTATTATTCCCAAGTAGTGTTAGGGGATATTTCAAATATAACGGAACAAAAATTGCAGGAATCCAAAAATTATGTAGAAAAGGTTGCCCCTAATTTTATTTCATATATGGGTTTGGCAGAAGGCTATCATGCCAACAGGGATAATAAAAAAGCCATTGAGGTATTCTTTGACGCTCTTAGGTTTGCAAAAACCAATGAAGAACGATTCAGCGTATATTTTAATCTTGCGGTAGTAAATTATGAAATGGGCAACTACAAAGAAGCGCTTGATTTGGCTAATATAGCCTCTACATACTCAAGCGAAAGAGCAGTCGATGAAGTTAAAGCATATTGTTACATGGAAATGCATAATTACGATTCTGCAGAAATGTACCTTAAACAATTAGTTGAAAGCAATCCTGCAAACCCGATTTTTTCTGCTACACTTGTAAATATTTACTTTAAGAACCATCAATATTTGAAAGGGATTAGTGAATTAAAACGCATAAAGCAAACCGATAAAAAAGCTGTAGAAGATGAACATTTTGATAAATACAGGCTGCTTTTGAGTATTTTATAA
- a CDS encoding tetratricopeptide repeat protein codes for MSNEISKEEELISEGLSHSKAQLFDLAKEAFLKVLEINPQNAMAHNELGLIYAYSNRSDKAITCFESAIQYDDRFFKPYNNLALIYKNEKDYPKALEYFSKAISLAPANYQILNNFGELYLSLGRYDDALGCFLKSAAIKTEDSLIYFKIATCYYGKQMLNDAVIYFEKAISLNDKVAEYYSELGRAYYKLKNVDKAKENLEKSIDINPENEWAYSNLGNIYFYHYDKLDVAYEYYKKAYFLNPNYGWASYNLGNIMIIKNNYEDALKYYSQAYEINPNNSLFMNELARANYKSGNVDEALELWQKTIAVDSSNEWAYSNLGNLYLHQKKDPAKAIEYYTKALAINPNNGWAYYNLANTYYHQNDIQNAKSFIIKALEFSNDNDHFKLLHNKITEKDE; via the coding sequence ATGAGTAATGAGATATCAAAAGAAGAAGAACTGATAAGCGAAGGTTTATCGCATTCAAAAGCGCAGTTATTTGATTTGGCAAAAGAAGCTTTTTTAAAAGTATTGGAAATTAACCCCCAAAATGCAATGGCACATAACGAACTCGGGTTAATCTATGCCTATAGTAACAGATCGGATAAAGCTATAACATGTTTTGAAAGCGCCATTCAATATGATGATAGGTTCTTCAAGCCGTATAATAATCTTGCATTAATTTATAAAAATGAAAAAGATTATCCTAAGGCACTCGAATATTTTTCAAAGGCCATATCTTTAGCGCCGGCAAACTATCAAATCCTGAACAATTTCGGAGAACTTTATCTGAGTTTAGGCAGATATGACGATGCATTGGGTTGTTTTTTAAAGTCCGCTGCCATTAAAACAGAAGACAGCCTTATTTATTTTAAAATAGCAACGTGTTATTACGGTAAACAAATGCTGAATGATGCCGTGATTTATTTTGAAAAAGCCATTTCTTTAAATGACAAAGTAGCAGAATATTACAGCGAATTAGGCAGGGCTTACTACAAATTAAAAAATGTAGACAAGGCAAAAGAAAATCTTGAAAAATCTATAGATATAAACCCCGAAAATGAATGGGCTTATTCTAACTTGGGCAATATTTATTTTTATCATTACGACAAACTTGATGTTGCTTATGAGTATTATAAAAAAGCCTATTTTCTAAATCCAAATTACGGTTGGGCATCTTATAACCTTGGTAATATTATGATTATAAAGAATAATTATGAAGACGCGCTAAAATATTATTCCCAAGCATATGAAATCAACCCTAACAATTCTTTATTTATGAATGAACTTGCGAGGGCAAATTATAAGTCGGGTAATGTTGATGAAGCCTTAGAGCTTTGGCAAAAAACTATCGCAGTTGATTCATCTAATGAATGGGCTTATTCTAATTTGGGTAATTTGTATCTGCATCAGAAAAAAGACCCCGCAAAAGCTATCGAATATTATACAAAAGCTTTAGCCATTAACCCCAATAACGGTTGGGCGTACTACAATTTAGCAAATACTTACTATCATCAAAATGATATTCAAAATGCTAAATCCTTCATTATTAAAGCACTGGAATTTTCAAACGATAATGACCATTTTAAATTACTACACAACAAAATAACAGAAAAAGATGAGTAA
- a CDS encoding GIY-YIG nuclease family protein, which translates to MKKDSYVYILTNKYNKVFYIGVTSDLVKRIWEHKNKVAEGGFSKQYNLNKLIYYEIAGDIESAIAREKQLKRWHRQWKINLIKDFNSTFEDLYEKII; encoded by the coding sequence ATGAAAAAAGATTCTTATGTTTACATATTGACTAATAAATATAATAAAGTCTTTTATATAGGTGTTACTTCTGATCTTGTAAAGCGTATTTGGGAACATAAAAATAAAGTAGCAGAAGGCGGCTTTTCTAAACAATATAATCTGAATAAGCTTATTTATTATGAAATTGCGGGTGATATTGAGAGTGCAATTGCAAGAGAAAAACAATTAAAAAGATGGCATAGACAGTGGAAAATAAATTTAATCAAAGATTTTAATTCAACATTTGAAGATTTATATGAAAAAATAATTTGA
- a CDS encoding P-II family nitrogen regulator translates to MNDFPDTTKLLAVAVNEDYGDYVLDVMRKAGVSGCTRLLGEVHDEKGESVYYDSQCILLSIINSDPCKIINAISNTALQDRSLKITVLLFKVFTSDRSTKMEPEMKLIVTIVNRIHTEELMSVARQAGAQGGTIIGARGTGTEEDAIFFGVRLAPEKEMLLILTPVEDAPQIIEAIKSQSVFNERGNGIVFTLNIEQSFSFNDK, encoded by the coding sequence ATGAATGATTTTCCCGATACAACCAAACTTTTAGCGGTCGCCGTAAACGAGGACTATGGCGATTATGTCCTTGATGTAATGAGGAAAGCGGGAGTATCAGGCTGCACAAGGCTGCTGGGGGAAGTTCATGACGAAAAAGGAGAAAGCGTCTATTATGATTCGCAATGTATTTTATTGAGCATAATAAACTCTGACCCATGTAAAATTATTAATGCAATATCAAATACTGCATTGCAAGACCGTAGTCTTAAAATTACCGTATTGTTATTTAAGGTATTTACTTCAGACAGGAGCACAAAAATGGAACCGGAAATGAAATTAATCGTAACCATAGTTAACCGCATTCATACCGAAGAATTAATGTCAGTGGCACGCCAGGCAGGTGCGCAGGGAGGTACGATTATCGGAGCAAGAGGTACGGGAACAGAAGAGGATGCAATATTCTTTGGCGTCAGATTAGCGCCGGAAAAAGAAATGCTTCTTATATTAACGCCCGTTGAAGATGCACCTCAAATTATTGAAGCTATAAAAAGCCAGTCTGTTTTTAACGAACGTGGAAACGGAATTGTCTTTACATTAAATATTGAGCAGTCTTTTTCCTTCAACGATAAATAA
- a CDS encoding peptidylprolyl isomerase produces MDNNETQSKALYQKQPEATSVRAAHILVPSYDEAINVKQQIESGKITFAQAAEKYSKCPSGKNGGDLGYFTRGQMVPEFDKASFTLPVNTVSDPVKTQFGYHLIEVLDRK; encoded by the coding sequence ATGGATAACAACGAAACACAGTCAAAGGCACTTTACCAAAAGCAACCTGAAGCAACCTCAGTCAGAGCTGCACATATACTCGTACCGTCATACGATGAAGCAATAAATGTCAAGCAGCAAATAGAAAGCGGCAAGATTACTTTTGCACAAGCAGCGGAAAAATACTCAAAATGCCCTTCGGGTAAAAACGGCGGTGATTTGGGATATTTCACAAGAGGTCAGATGGTGCCTGAATTTGACAAAGCATCATTTACATTGCCTGTAAATACAGTATCAGACCCTGTGAAGACACAATTTGGCTATCACCTTATAGAAGTTTTAGACAGAAAATAA
- a CDS encoding TatD family hydrolase: MSTFIDTHAHLDFDEFKDSMPDLIEELKKNGIKKVILPGVNKDNSRRIIELTEKYDMFYGALGVHPSEAKTWDGTSYEYFKNLAQHEKIVAVGEIGLDYYWDKTFNDVQKHVFREQIRLAKELKKPVIVHDREAHLDTFNILKETNAAQVGVVMHCFSGSSEFALQCVKEGFYIAIGGPVTFKNALKPKEVAKNIDINYLLLETDSPYLAPHPYRGSVNSPMYIPIIASVIAELRGISLDEVAETTTRNANKLFNLDKK, translated from the coding sequence ATGAGTACATTTATAGATACCCATGCTCATTTGGATTTTGATGAATTCAAAGACAGCATGCCTGATTTGATAGAAGAGCTGAAAAAAAACGGCATTAAAAAAGTTATTCTCCCCGGAGTTAATAAAGACAATTCCCGAAGGATTATAGAGCTGACAGAAAAATACGATATGTTTTACGGAGCATTGGGAGTACATCCTTCAGAAGCTAAAACATGGGATGGTACGAGCTATGAGTATTTTAAAAATCTTGCCCAACATGAAAAAATTGTTGCCGTAGGTGAAATCGGGCTTGATTACTACTGGGACAAAACATTTAATGATGTGCAGAAACATGTTTTCAGAGAACAAATAAGGCTTGCTAAAGAGCTTAAAAAACCTGTAATTGTCCACGACAGAGAAGCACATCTTGATACATTTAATATCTTAAAAGAAACCAATGCGGCTCAGGTCGGGGTTGTAATGCATTGCTTTTCGGGCAGCAGCGAATTTGCGCTGCAATGTGTAAAGGAAGGCTTTTATATTGCAATAGGAGGGCCGGTAACCTTCAAAAATGCGCTAAAACCTAAAGAGGTAGCGAAAAATATTGATATAAACTACTTATTGTTAGAAACCGACTCACCTTATTTAGCGCCGCATCCATACCGTGGAAGCGTTAATTCACCGATGTATATCCCTATTATTGCCTCTGTAATAGCTGAACTAAGAGGAATAAGCCTTGATGAGGTTGCAGAAACAACCACCCGAAACGCTAATAAACTATTTAACCTCGATAAAAAGTAG
- a CDS encoding ATP-binding protein, producing MKVRKRVIYKRILLYLILLAVILSVFISVQFSPIYEGVFIILLAGYLTLTLIQKDYLLMKLSIKTENQKQVIDNITKYSTDIFLYKDKNFNIIFYNSTFLNLLGFTEEENKKLVGKNDFELFSKNLALLIRKYDKRVIKKSETVRYKFKSDLGVTHDVVSAPIIKNKKVTGIISVIRNISRQETFRLELETKQKELESILDNLPIIAILKDLQGNYICVNQNFKETMGCNVIDPDNFPAAFYSLQDMDAILREDREVIETKKGLILTKQLPISKDIKVWYQIVKIPIFNQDGDVDKIAVFLKNIDDEKKIEEQKNTFVATLTHDLKNPTLAQIRALELFSKGSFGNVTPKQTEIIQQLLNSCKYMLSMIMTILDSYRYEDGNIVLNIEEFNLAELVEEVYNELTCLANERKQGIMIKQPEEANIWADKLQLKRVISNLLSNTINHGKEETKIKILLENKNKEIALKIVNQGEHIPQEQLNTIFDKYVSKTSVFNKISSGLGLYLTRKIIQSHNGHIFAESTLDGCNTFGFIIDKSINKNELVLENISE from the coding sequence ATGAAAGTAAGAAAACGAGTAATATATAAAAGAATATTGCTATATCTTATATTATTAGCGGTGATTTTATCTGTTTTTATTTCCGTACAATTTTCGCCGATATATGAGGGTGTTTTTATCATATTATTGGCAGGTTACCTTACTTTGACTTTAATCCAAAAAGATTATCTCTTAATGAAGCTGTCAATAAAGACGGAAAACCAAAAACAGGTTATTGATAATATTACCAAGTACAGTACAGATATATTTCTTTATAAGGATAAAAATTTTAATATTATATTTTATAACTCTACTTTTCTTAATTTACTTGGTTTTACGGAAGAAGAAAACAAAAAATTAGTCGGTAAAAATGATTTTGAGCTTTTTTCTAAAAATCTTGCGCTTCTTATACGTAAATATGACAAAAGGGTAATAAAAAAATCAGAAACAGTAAGGTATAAATTCAAATCAGACTTAGGTGTTACACATGATGTAGTGTCAGCTCCCATTATAAAAAATAAAAAAGTTACCGGAATTATCAGTGTAATCAGAAATATTTCACGGCAGGAAACTTTTCGTCTGGAGCTTGAAACAAAACAAAAAGAGTTAGAAAGTATTCTGGATAACCTGCCTATTATTGCTATTCTCAAAGATTTGCAAGGTAATTATATATGCGTTAATCAGAACTTTAAGGAAACAATGGGCTGCAATGTTATTGATCCGGATAATTTCCCTGCAGCGTTTTATTCACTGCAGGATATGGATGCAATATTGAGGGAAGACAGAGAAGTTATAGAAACTAAAAAAGGATTAATACTTACAAAGCAGCTGCCAATTTCAAAAGATATAAAAGTATGGTATCAGATTGTTAAAATACCGATTTTTAATCAAGACGGAGACGTTGATAAAATTGCGGTATTCCTAAAAAATATAGACGATGAGAAAAAAATAGAAGAACAAAAGAATACTTTTGTTGCAACATTAACTCATGATTTGAAAAATCCTACCCTCGCCCAAATAAGAGCTTTAGAGTTATTTAGCAAAGGAAGCTTTGGGAATGTTACCCCTAAACAAACAGAAATCATTCAACAATTGCTCAATTCATGCAAATACATGCTCAGTATGATTATGACTATTTTAGATTCATACAGGTACGAAGACGGTAACATAGTGCTTAATATTGAAGAATTTAATTTAGCGGAACTGGTAGAGGAAGTATACAACGAGCTTACGTGTCTTGCTAACGAAAGGAAACAGGGTATAATGATTAAACAGCCCGAAGAAGCAAATATTTGGGCGGATAAATTACAGTTAAAAAGAGTTATCTCAAACTTATTATCAAACACTATTAACCATGGCAAAGAGGAAACCAAAATTAAAATTCTTCTGGAAAATAAAAACAAGGAAATAGCGCTTAAAATAGTAAACCAAGGAGAGCATATACCTCAAGAACAATTAAACACTATTTTTGATAAGTATGTATCAAAAACCTCAGTATTTAATAAAATAAGCTCCGGATTGGGTTTATATCTTACACGTAAAATTATTCAATCCCATAACGGACACATATTTGCAGAAAGTACCCTTGACGGTTGTAATACATTTGGTTTTATTATTGATAAAAGTATTAACAAAAACGAATTGGTACTTGAAAATATTTCAGAATAA